In the genome of Nycticebus coucang isolate mNycCou1 chromosome 12, mNycCou1.pri, whole genome shotgun sequence, one region contains:
- the PEX26 gene encoding peroxisome assembly protein 26 produces MKSDSSMSAAPLRGSGGPLRSSEPVRAAPARAPAVDLLEEAADLLVVHRDFRAALQTCERACQGLAADGLADEPPGVSLEVKGSLCVVGIQALAEMNRWREVLSWVLQYYQVPEKLPPKVLELCVLLYSKMQEPRVVLDVVSAWLQDPDNQDLPEYGALAELHLQRVLLPLGHFSEAEELVVGSVAFGEEQRLDILQAIDTARQHQKQEHSGSEEAQKVNQEGFTHKFLSLPMLVHHLWDSAVSHFFSLPFKKSLLAALILCLLVVRFDPASPSSWPFLYKLAQLFHWIRKAMSSRFYQLHIQD; encoded by the exons ATGAAGAGCGACTCCTCGATGTCCGCAGCTCCGCTTAGAGGGAGCGGGGGGCCCCTTCGCAGCAGCGAGCCTGTGCGCGCCGCCCCGGCCCGGGCGCCCGCGGTGGACCTGCTGGAGGAGGCGGCCGACCTCTTGGTGGTGCACCGGGACTTCCGCGCCGCGCTGCAGACCTGCGAACGGGCCTGCCAGGGCCTGGCAGCGGACGGCTTGGCGGACGAGCCCCCGGGCGT TTCCTTGGAGGTGAAGGGCTCCCTGTGTGTTGTGGGGATCCAGGCCCTAGCAGAAATGAATCGATGGCGAGAAGTCCTTTCCTGGGTCCTTCAATATTACCAGGTCCCTGAAAAGCtacctcccaaagtcctggagCTGTG TGTTCTTTTATACAGCAAAATGCAAGAGCCTAGAGTTGTGCTGGATGTGGTCAGTGCCTGGCTCCAAGACCCAGACAACCAGGACCTTCCAGAATATGGAGCCTTGGCAGAACTTCACCTACAACGGGTACTGCTGCCTCTAGGACACTTTTCAGAGGCTGAGGAGCTTGTGGTGGGCTCTGTAGCCTTTGGTGAGGAGCAGCGGCTGGACATACTCCAGGCCATTGACACAGCAAGGCAACATCAGAAACAAGAACACTCGGGGTCTGAAGAGGCCCAGAAGGTAAACCAGGAAG GTTTCACTCACAAGTTCCTGTCACTACCAATGTTGGTTCACCACCTTTGGGACTCTGCAGtgagccatttcttttctctgccctTCAAAAAGAGCCTCCTGGCCGCCTTGATCCTATGTCTGTTGGTGGTGAGGTTTGATCCAG CATCTCCTTCCTCCTGGCCCTTCCTCTACAAGCTGGCTCAGCTCTTCCACTGGATCCGGAAGGCCATGTCTTCTCGCTTCTACCAGCTCCACATCCAGGACTGA